The following DNA comes from Deltaproteobacteria bacterium.
GAGCACCCCCTCGGCGCGGCCGAGCGGGGTCTCGATGGTGTCGAAGGCGACCGACCCGACCACCGTGATCGCGTCCGCGCTCAGAGATGCCTCCGGAGCAGCGGTGCAAGGTCGCGCCGCACGCTCGCCGGGATGGCGGCGCGCTCGGTGATGATCGCGTGGTCGAGCGCGGTTGGGCACGGGCAGCCGGTGCGCGCGGGCAGCGCGGCCGCCACGCGCGCGATCGTGCGCCGCGCGAGATCGACGTTGGCCGCCAGCACCCGGAGTACGTCCTCGATCTTCACGTCGCCGTGCGCCGTGTTCCAGCAGTCGTAGTCGGTGGCGAGGGCGAGCGTCGCGAAGCAGATCTCCGCCTCGCGCGCGAGCTTCGCCTCCTGGAGGTTGGTCATGCCTATCACGTGCGCCCCCCAGCTCCGGTAGAGGTGCGACTCGGCGCGGGTCGAGAACTGCGGGCCCTCCATGCACACGTAGGTCCCGGCCGCGTGCACCGCCGCTCCCTGGGCGCGCGCCGCCTCGGCGAGGACGCGGGAGAGGTTCGGGCAGACGGGGTCCGCGAACTGCGCGTGCGCGACCACGCCGCGGCCGAAGAAGGTGCTCTGGCGCTGGCGCGTGCGGTCGATGAACTGGTCGGGCACGACGACGTGCCCGGGGGCGATCTCGGCGCGCAGGCTCCCGACCGCGCTCACCGCCACGATCCACTCCACCCCGATCCGCTTGAGCGCGAAGACGTTGGCGCGGAAGTTGATCTCGGTGGGGAGCAGGCGGTGGCCGCGCCCGTGCCGCGGCAGGAAGACGAGGCGCGTACCGCCCAGGCGGCCGATCACCAGCTCGTCGGATGGCTGGCCGAAGGGGGTGTCGACGCCGACGCGCTCCACGCCCTCGAGCCCGGGCAGGTCGTAGAGCCCGCTGCCGCCGAGGACGCCGAGGGTGGGTTCTGCCATGCCGTGCCGCCTGCGGCCGCCGGCCGGCCGCGGCCGGGACATGGTAGGGAAAAACGGCTCGGTTGCAAGGCATAGCCAGCGCTGGCCCCGATCGGGGTGGGATGGCGTGTCGCCTCAGGGTACGCCGTGGGCTATCGTCCCATGCTCACGAGAGGAGGATCGCATGAACCACGATGATGCCATCCGGCTGTTCGCCAAGACCCTGCAAAACCTCGAGCAGTGGATGGACAAGGCCACCGCGCACGCGAAGGCCAAATCCTTCGAGGTCGACGTGCTCGCACAGGCCCGCCTGGCGCCGGATCAGTACCCGTTCGTCCGCCAGGTGCAGTCTGCCTGCGACCAGGCGAAGTACGCGGCCGCGTACCTCGGCGGCAAGCCGGCGCCGTCCCACCCGGATACGGAGCAGACGTTCGCCGAGCTGCGGCAGCGGATACGGAAGTGCCTCGGCTTCCTCGAGACCGTCCAGGCGAAGGACCTGGCCGGAGCGGAGGAGCGGAAGGTGTCTCCACCCTGGCTCGGCGGGAAGTGGCTCCGCGGCGACGACTACCTGGTGCAACTGGCGCTGCCGAACTTCTTCTTCCATGCGACGATGGCGTACGCGATCCTCCGCCACAACGGCGTCGACCTCGGCAAGATGGACTACATCGGCTCGATTCCAACGAAGGAAGGCTGAGGCCGGC
Coding sequences within:
- the mtnP gene encoding S-methyl-5'-thioadenosine phosphorylase translates to MAEPTLGVLGGSGLYDLPGLEGVERVGVDTPFGQPSDELVIGRLGGTRLVFLPRHGRGHRLLPTEINFRANVFALKRIGVEWIVAVSAVGSLRAEIAPGHVVVPDQFIDRTRQRQSTFFGRGVVAHAQFADPVCPNLSRVLAEAARAQGAAVHAAGTYVCMEGPQFSTRAESHLYRSWGAHVIGMTNLQEAKLAREAEICFATLALATDYDCWNTAHGDVKIEDVLRVLAANVDLARRTIARVAAALPARTGCPCPTALDHAIITERAAIPASVRRDLAPLLRRHL
- a CDS encoding DUF1993 domain-containing protein, yielding MNHDDAIRLFAKTLQNLEQWMDKATAHAKAKSFEVDVLAQARLAPDQYPFVRQVQSACDQAKYAAAYLGGKPAPSHPDTEQTFAELRQRIRKCLGFLETVQAKDLAGAEERKVSPPWLGGKWLRGDDYLVQLALPNFFFHATMAYAILRHNGVDLGKMDYIGSIPTKEG